From Patescibacteria group bacterium, a single genomic window includes:
- a CDS encoding HD domain-containing protein, producing the protein MLGFIEKLAWPYYTMRPYHNWRHAQGVCATAFMLAERCRHCGIHVSIEVLVWAALFHDALFGKDPREFGCSTPEELSAKVAAEEMRKLGYLEHMIAAVIDAIKPTNAGVMPVTVEAKILRAADLSRMAGAYSDFREDFDKLAAEFGFEGGWDFFWPNLHGMVAYLWPEIRLTPQYWGTNHASEWHTNVARNIIRNYGVLCAERGEEPKVLIEIGPGRLPISLFRKHTPLELIIGVEPSQADRKVAAVLSVETAKLRNSAPEIILPGTADALPIPDDAGDIVMANVALRCPDALSPQELLRVLSLSDGRLEVIESYTPTYGADSIEVASRQIEAMLPGFSLIAEDHDFDFSGYPCVDPEAFRLIFGRTN; encoded by the coding sequence ATGCTGGGATTCATCGAGAAATTGGCTTGGCCGTATTACACCATGCGGCCGTACCATAATTGGAGGCATGCTCAGGGGGTCTGCGCAACTGCCTTCATGCTTGCAGAACGATGCCGACATTGCGGCATCCACGTCTCGATTGAGGTCCTTGTCTGGGCAGCGCTTTTCCATGATGCGTTGTTTGGCAAGGATCCGCGAGAATTCGGGTGCTCGACTCCTGAGGAGCTGAGTGCCAAGGTGGCTGCCGAGGAGATGCGGAAACTTGGCTACCTGGAGCACATGATCGCCGCAGTGATCGATGCGATCAAACCTACCAATGCTGGCGTCATGCCGGTCACCGTCGAGGCGAAAATCTTGCGTGCTGCCGACCTATCACGGATGGCTGGCGCGTACTCGGATTTTCGCGAGGACTTCGACAAACTCGCGGCCGAGTTCGGCTTTGAGGGTGGCTGGGACTTCTTCTGGCCGAATCTCCATGGAATGGTGGCCTATCTCTGGCCGGAGATCAGGCTCACTCCCCAGTACTGGGGCACGAACCATGCCAGCGAATGGCACACCAATGTAGCGAGAAACATCATTCGCAACTACGGTGTGCTTTGTGCGGAGCGCGGCGAGGAGCCAAAGGTCCTTATAGAGATTGGGCCCGGCAGACTGCCAATCAGCCTCTTTCGGAAACATACTCCGCTTGAGCTGATCATCGGCGTCGAACCCTCACAGGCAGATCGCAAAGTCGCGGCTGTGCTTTCTGTCGAGACGGCCAAGCTGCGCAACTCCGCCCCAGAGATTATCTTGCCCGGGACGGCGGACGCACTGCCGATTCCGGATGATGCTGGCGATATCGTGATGGCGAACGTAGCACTACGCTGCCCCGATGCGCTCAGCCCACAGGAACTCCTCCGAGTATTGTCTTTAAGCGATGGGCGACTCGAGGTCATCGAGAGCTACACGCCGACCTATGGTGCAGACAGCATCGAGGTCGCAAGTCGACAGATCGAAGCGATGCTCCCAGGCTTCTCGCTGATCGCAGAAGACCACGACTTCGACTTTTCTGGCTATCCGTGCGTTGACCCGGAAGCCTTCCGGCTGATTTTCGGCCGAACCAACTAA
- a CDS encoding NUDIX domain-containing protein, with the protein MKPGKDFIGVGGGALIVNDNNEILLLKRTSKSNNDAGFWTKPGGTVEFGETVEEMLKREIREEIGVDIDILECLGYTDHIIEGQHWVAIHHLAKIRDGQEPKNMEPNKHEDMRWFPPDKLPKKLTQTTKEPVDIYLKKMIK; encoded by the coding sequence ATAAAACCAGGGAAAGACTTCATCGGAGTTGGTGGCGGTGCCTTAATTGTCAATGACAACAACGAAATTCTATTATTAAAACGAACGTCAAAAAGCAATAACGATGCCGGTTTTTGGACGAAGCCCGGCGGCACGGTTGAATTTGGTGAAACAGTTGAAGAGATGCTAAAGCGAGAGATTCGTGAGGAAATTGGAGTCGATATTGATATCTTAGAGTGTCTAGGATACACGGACCATATAATTGAAGGTCAGCATTGGGTGGCGATCCACCACCTGGCAAAAATCCGAGACGGCCAGGAACCAAAAAATATGGAACCGAATAAGCACGAGGATATGAGATGGTTCCCACCGGATAAACTTCCCAAAAAGCTTACCCAAACCACGAAGGAGCCAGTAGATATTTATCTAAAGAAAATGATTAAATAA
- the thrS gene encoding threonine--tRNA ligase gives MAEKKFELETMRHSLSHVLAMAVLEMFPDAKLGIGPAIENGFYYDFDLPRALVPEDLPKLEKKMREIIEKNLAFEKSEVEISQAIEKFDKQNYKLELIKDLKSSGNDKVSLYKTGEFVDLCAGPHVDTTSDLKNVGFKLDKIAGAYWRGSEKNKMLQRIYALAFENESELKKYEEIILEAEKRDHRKLATELDLFSFHKEGPNFVFWHDNGWIVFQKMLEYWRQVHRRERYEEVNTPIMMLKEVWEQSGHMKNYAERMYLARTPDEKDYSYAVKPMNCIGGMLIYRTKVHSYRDLPVKMGEIGLVHRYEGSGEVHGLMRLRQFTQDDAHIYCRPDQVKEEIKKVFDLCFEMYEKFGMKVDHIELSTRPEKSVGSDEVWEKAESTMKEILAENKIEHKVNEGDGAFYGPKFDFHLKDAIGRTWQCGTIQLDFANPETFDLTYIDEKGEKVRPVMIHRVIYGAIERFLGIYIENVAGAFPTWLAPVQAIVLPISDKHLDYAAKIEKELNEAGIRVKVDDRTESIGKKIREAEMQKIPYMLIVGDKEIEAEKVAVRKYGEGDKGQEDLSAVIKEVKE, from the coding sequence ATGGCTGAAAAAAAATTTGAACTTGAAACCATGAGGCATTCGCTGAGCCATGTACTGGCGATGGCAGTACTTGAGATGTTCCCTGATGCAAAACTTGGTATTGGTCCGGCGATTGAAAATGGCTTTTATTATGATTTTGACTTGCCCCGAGCTTTGGTGCCGGAGGATTTGCCAAAACTTGAGAAAAAAATGCGCGAGATTATTGAAAAGAATCTTGCCTTTGAAAAATCAGAAGTGGAAATAAGCCAAGCAATTGAAAAATTTGACAAACAAAATTACAAATTGGAGTTGATTAAAGATTTGAAGAGTAGTGGCAATGACAAAGTTTCACTTTACAAAACAGGAGAATTTGTCGATCTTTGTGCTGGTCCTCACGTTGATACAACCTCTGATCTCAAAAATGTTGGTTTTAAGCTTGATAAAATTGCCGGTGCTTATTGGCGAGGTAGTGAGAAAAACAAAATGCTACAGAGGATATATGCTCTTGCGTTTGAAAACGAGTCTGAGCTTAAAAAGTATGAAGAAATCATACTGGAAGCTGAGAAGCGCGATCACCGCAAACTTGCCACGGAGCTGGATCTCTTTTCGTTTCACAAGGAAGGACCAAACTTTGTTTTTTGGCATGATAATGGCTGGATTGTATTTCAAAAAATGCTCGAGTATTGGCGGCAGGTTCATCGCCGTGAGAGATACGAAGAGGTAAATACCCCAATCATGATGCTAAAAGAAGTCTGGGAGCAGAGCGGACACATGAAAAACTATGCCGAAAGAATGTATTTAGCCAGAACTCCCGATGAAAAAGATTATTCCTATGCTGTAAAGCCAATGAACTGCATCGGCGGTATGCTGATTTACAGGACTAAGGTTCATTCATACCGAGATCTGCCGGTAAAGATGGGGGAGATTGGCTTGGTCCACCGCTACGAAGGTTCGGGCGAAGTCCATGGGCTTATGCGCCTTCGCCAGTTTACACAAGATGATGCCCACATCTATTGCCGGCCTGATCAGGTAAAGGAAGAAATCAAAAAGGTATTTGATTTATGTTTTGAAATGTATGAGAAATTTGGCATGAAAGTTGATCATATTGAGCTTTCAACAAGGCCGGAAAAGTCAGTCGGTTCGGATGAGGTTTGGGAAAAGGCAGAATCGACAATGAAGGAAATTCTTGCTGAAAACAAAATCGAACATAAAGTTAATGAAGGTGATGGAGCATTCTATGGCCCGAAATTTGATTTTCATCTAAAGGATGCTATCGGTCGCACATGGCAGTGCGGCACAATACAGCTTGACTTTGCCAATCCGGAAACATTCGACTTGACCTATATTGATGAAAAAGGTGAAAAAGTCCGTCCTGTAATGATCCATCGCGTGATTTATGGGGCAATCGAGCGTTTTCTTGGTATATATATCGAGAATGTTGCCGGCGCATTTCCGACATGGCTCGCTCCTGTCCAGGCTATTGTGTTGCCAATCTCCGATAAACATTTGGACTACGCCGCAAAAATCGAAAAGGAGCTCAATGAAGCCGGAATTCGAGTTAAGGTTGATGATCGTACTGAATCGATCGGCAAAAAAATTCGCGAAGCCGAGATGCAAAAAATCCCATATATGCTTATTGTCGGCGACAAAGAAATCGAGGCTGAAAAAGTCGCTGTCCGTAAATATGGCGAAGGCGACAAAGGGCAAGAAGATTTATCTGCGGTTATTAAAGAAGTCAAGGAGTAA
- a CDS encoding NUDIX hydrolase has protein sequence MRTIHREIVSAMIISKDKKIFLGKKHAHGGGVYVDFWHLPGGGVDEDENFETALRREISEETGINIKNYSIELIDDKGIGESEKTLRTTGEKVLCTMSFNVFKVSASEDASEILVKIGDDLEIFQWADISELDKIKLTPPSIELFERLGLIK, from the coding sequence ATGCGCACAATCCATCGTGAAATAGTCTCCGCAATGATTATTTCAAAAGATAAAAAAATATTTCTTGGTAAAAAACACGCTCACGGAGGCGGAGTTTACGTGGACTTTTGGCATCTTCCGGGAGGAGGCGTGGATGAAGATGAAAATTTTGAGACGGCACTTCGGAGAGAAATTTCAGAGGAAACAGGAATCAATATTAAGAATTACAGCATTGAATTGATTGATGACAAAGGAATTGGCGAGTCGGAAAAAACGTTGCGAACAACCGGAGAAAAAGTCTTGTGCACAATGTCTTTCAATGTTTTTAAGGTATCGGCAAGTGAAGACGCGAGTGAGATTTTGGTAAAAATTGGCGACGATCTTGAAATATTTCAATGGGCTGATATCTCGGAACTAGACAAAATTAAACTAACCCCACCATCGATTGAATTATTTGAAAGATTGGGTCTAATAAAATAA
- the glyA gene encoding serine hydroxymethyltransferase — MTELEKNDKEMYDIIRCEERRQTEGLEMIASENYPSKAVLEAQGSVLTNKYAEGYPGARYYGGCEFIDQAENLAIDRLKKLFGCKFANVQPHSGSSANMAAYFATLKPGDKIMGQSLDAGGHLTHGSKVSFSGKFFESYSYGLNPETGVLDYNQIAELAKEAKPQVIMCGYSAYPRKLDFKKFREIANSVGALLFADIAHIAGLVATGYHESPVGVADIVTSTTHKTLRGPRSGIIMTNNEELSKKINKTIFPGIQGGPLEHIIAAKAVAFGEALKPEFKEYIGKVLDNMQTFAKTLMSLDFDLVTGGTDNHLILVDLQSKKITGKEFEVALDKAGITVNKNAVPNDPNPPKVTSGIRVGTAALTTRGMGAGEMQRIAELFNIVAENMNNESKLAEIKKEVAEMTKVFPVPGITK; from the coding sequence ATGACCGAGCTTGAAAAAAACGACAAAGAAATGTATGACATCATCCGTTGTGAAGAGAGGCGCCAGACTGAAGGGCTTGAGATGATTGCGTCTGAAAATTATCCATCAAAAGCAGTGCTTGAAGCACAAGGCTCGGTTTTAACCAATAAATATGCCGAAGGTTATCCCGGCGCACGGTATTACGGCGGCTGTGAGTTTATCGATCAAGCCGAAAACCTGGCTATTGATCGGCTTAAAAAATTATTCGGCTGCAAATTTGCCAATGTCCAACCGCATTCTGGTTCCAGCGCTAATATGGCGGCGTATTTTGCCACCTTGAAACCGGGTGATAAAATTATGGGCCAATCGCTTGATGCCGGCGGGCACTTGACCCACGGATCAAAGGTTTCATTTTCGGGTAAGTTTTTTGAATCCTATTCTTATGGTCTGAACCCAGAAACAGGAGTGCTTGATTATAATCAAATTGCTGAATTAGCAAAAGAAGCTAAGCCACAAGTGATCATGTGTGGATACTCTGCATACCCGCGAAAGCTGGATTTTAAAAAATTTCGCGAAATTGCAAACTCAGTCGGTGCACTTTTATTTGCAGACATTGCCCATATCGCTGGTCTCGTTGCGACGGGCTACCACGAATCCCCTGTTGGAGTTGCAGATATTGTTACCTCAACAACTCACAAAACTTTGCGAGGCCCTAGGTCAGGAATTATCATGACCAATAACGAGGAGCTCTCAAAAAAAATCAACAAAACGATTTTCCCGGGTATTCAAGGAGGTCCGCTTGAGCATATTATCGCCGCTAAGGCAGTTGCTTTTGGTGAAGCATTGAAGCCTGAATTTAAAGAGTATATTGGTAAAGTCCTCGACAATATGCAGACTTTTGCCAAAACCCTGATGAGCTTAGACTTTGATTTGGTAACAGGTGGTACGGATAATCATTTAATTTTGGTTGATTTACAGAGCAAAAAAATCACCGGTAAGGAATTCGAAGTCGCGCTCGACAAAGCCGGCATTACGGTAAACAAAAATGCCGTCCCGAATGATCCAAATCCCCCAAAGGTCACTTCTGGAATCCGTGTTGGCACCGCCGCTCTGACAACTCGTGGCATGGGAGCAGGAGAGATGCAGCGAATCGCTGAATTATTCAATATAGTTGCTGAAAATATGAATAATGAATCAAAGCTTGCCGAAATCAAAAAGGAAGTCGCAGAAATGACAAAAGTTTTTCCGGTGCCGGGAATAACGAAATAA
- a CDS encoding HD domain-containing protein, which produces MSWQKDLEKKIKKYLEGYTACHDFFHLTRVRDNALKIAAKVPCDTEILEAACLMHDIGFMHHEDDDWHHYKYGMEIAEKWLPEVGFPKKKIAAVLEVIKLHDNYHEGDKAEKSDKDEVRILQDADKIEMLGAIGIARLAYYFGERGFPIYTDKPVPKDEEIWLNHSLLDQIRRDPMIKWDKLHFAYSKKIARRRNLFLKRFYSEFKKELIEYHELEEK; this is translated from the coding sequence ATGAGCTGGCAAAAGGATTTGGAAAAAAAGATCAAGAAGTATCTGGAAGGATATACTGCCTGTCATGATTTTTTCCATTTAACTCGAGTGCGGGATAACGCGCTTAAAATTGCAGCAAAAGTTCCTTGTGATACGGAAATTTTGGAAGCAGCATGCCTAATGCATGATATTGGTTTTATGCATCATGAAGATGACGATTGGCACCACTACAAATATGGCATGGAAATAGCAGAAAAATGGCTGCCGGAAGTTGGCTTCCCGAAGAAAAAAATTGCTGCTGTTCTAGAAGTTATTAAATTGCACGACAACTATCATGAGGGAGATAAAGCTGAAAAATCAGACAAAGATGAAGTAAGGATTTTGCAAGATGCCGATAAAATTGAAATGCTTGGCGCAATCGGCATAGCGCGATTGGCATATTACTTCGGCGAGAGAGGTTTCCCAATATATACTGACAAACCGGTACCAAAAGATGAAGAAATATGGCTGAATCATAGCCTGCTGGATCAAATCAGAAGAGATCCGATGATAAAATGGGATAAATTGCATTTTGCGTATTCCAAGAAAATTGCACGGCGCAGGAATTTGTTCTTAAAAAGATTTTATAGTGAATTTAAAAAAGAGTTAATTGAATATCATGAATTGGAGGAAAAATGA
- a CDS encoding FAD-dependent thymidylate synthase — protein sequence MARKVSDMKVTFLGVIPVLADKTGYLKPQDLVSLSALMTFKGKSVKDLYKDVCEKGQDLDKKVKGIIRRSSLRGHASIATTPAICFTYEASKFIDSLMTGMVFSSALMASGRRTDTTVDDIVYPTAINNNAEAKAIYKKISDNNINFLNKLLKSGINKDDASKTLHYGIYGTGIIAYPIESVIAFKKEAESQGDWMPEEAQMMIQKIEKELKKYGVDLVYASRDLAGRNVLPYPNPFKDPAKINITRELIKAKGISNDLSDVISLDATITPGLDRSAKEIVKKEKELVPNKRMIKKNWRKLLALRHDFCRDYNTALTVKVLSAVSWRVWGDKKRHRTVPMTPDSLYYAIDRCQPIFEKYRNKIAKEKLAEADLKIIDRFFTIPPTIKKQKSLLYEYLNIVINALDAYFLLIGKYKIKPSDAIFIMPRGVRVDILQQYDLYNLIAGYYPVRTCTTAEAQLRPMAIKEMEKIKKILERKKLPNIAKLMVTKCQIPHFCLEEKSCGRVKDTVKDYDDKFHEDLKSQLDEEFEERLKEL from the coding sequence ATGGCAAGAAAAGTATCAGACATGAAAGTCACATTTTTGGGGGTGATTCCGGTTTTAGCAGATAAAACAGGATATCTTAAGCCTCAAGATTTGGTTTCTCTGTCTGCTTTAATGACATTTAAAGGCAAATCCGTCAAAGATCTTTACAAAGATGTCTGTGAAAAAGGCCAGGACCTAGACAAAAAAGTCAAAGGCATTATTCGCCGGTCCTCTCTTCGAGGTCATGCCTCGATTGCCACGACACCGGCGATCTGTTTTACCTATGAAGCTTCAAAATTTATTGACTCTTTGATGACCGGGATGGTTTTCTCGTCTGCGCTCATGGCTTCAGGACGCCGCACCGATACCACTGTAGATGACATAGTATACCCTACTGCCATTAACAATAATGCCGAAGCAAAAGCAATTTATAAAAAAATTTCAGATAATAATATCAATTTTCTAAACAAATTGCTCAAAAGTGGAATCAACAAAGATGATGCATCAAAAACACTGCATTATGGTATATATGGTACCGGTATTATCGCTTACCCGATTGAATCTGTAATAGCTTTTAAGAAGGAAGCAGAATCGCAAGGTGATTGGATGCCTGAAGAAGCCCAGATGATGATCCAAAAAATTGAAAAAGAGCTAAAAAAATATGGCGTGGATTTAGTATATGCTTCCAGAGATCTTGCAGGCCGAAATGTTCTTCCTTATCCTAATCCCTTTAAGGATCCAGCAAAGATAAACATTACACGCGAACTAATTAAAGCTAAAGGTATCTCCAACGACTTGTCCGATGTAATTAGCTTAGATGCAACAATTACACCAGGCCTTGATAGGAGCGCCAAGGAAATCGTAAAGAAAGAAAAGGAATTAGTCCCAAATAAAAGGATGATCAAAAAAAATTGGCGTAAGTTATTAGCTCTACGGCATGACTTTTGCCGTGACTACAATACTGCTCTTACGGTCAAGGTGCTATCAGCAGTTTCCTGGCGGGTTTGGGGAGACAAAAAACGCCATAGGACAGTACCAATGACGCCAGACTCGCTGTATTATGCTATTGACCGCTGCCAGCCAATCTTTGAGAAATACCGCAATAAAATTGCCAAAGAAAAACTAGCGGAGGCTGACCTTAAAATTATTGATCGTTTTTTCACTATTCCGCCTACTATAAAAAAGCAGAAAAGTCTGCTTTATGAATATTTGAATATTGTCATTAATGCTCTCGATGCATATTTCTTACTCATTGGGAAATACAAAATTAAGCCCTCTGATGCTATTTTCATTATGCCGCGCGGAGTTAGGGTGGATATTTTGCAGCAATACGATTTATATAATCTAATTGCTGGTTATTACCCGGTGAGGACCTGCACGACCGCTGAAGCGCAATTGCGCCCAATGGCTATTAAAGAAATGGAAAAAATTAAAAAAATTCTTGAACGGAAAAAATTGCCTAATATTGCAAAACTGATGGTGACCAAATGCCAAATTCCGCATTTTTGCCTCGAAGAAAAAAGCTGCGGGCGAGTTAAAGACACAGTTAAAGATTATGACGACAAATTTCATGAAGATTTGAAATCTCAATTGGACGAAGAATTTGAAGAACGGCTGAAAGAGCTGTAA
- a CDS encoding dCMP deaminase family protein: MAKDKKYQRNHRLSWDEFFMTIAVAAAERTACIFHKVGSVFVDENHRVISLGYNGPTAGDIHCIDEGCAKVHGDPDTNEIQRCRGAHSEINAIINSGNTERLKGSTLYITLFPCYDCLKALNNLGIKKIIYLDEYLRVKEGSDGSKKESEPEARRLANKRGIICEKFRGKIKINSEYFDMTPEVELIKEELRF, translated from the coding sequence ATGGCAAAAGATAAGAAATATCAAAGAAACCATAGGCTTTCTTGGGATGAGTTTTTTATGACCATTGCCGTTGCTGCTGCGGAAAGAACCGCTTGTATTTTTCACAAAGTCGGTTCCGTTTTTGTGGATGAAAACCACAGGGTAATTTCTTTGGGTTATAATGGGCCGACCGCCGGCGATATTCATTGTATTGATGAAGGTTGCGCAAAGGTGCATGGAGATCCGGACACGAATGAAATTCAGCGTTGCCGTGGGGCACATAGCGAGATAAATGCGATTATTAATTCCGGCAACACTGAGCGCCTGAAAGGCTCAACCTTATATATTACCCTCTTTCCATGCTATGACTGCTTAAAGGCACTGAACAATCTTGGAATCAAAAAGATTATTTATTTAGACGAATATTTAAGAGTCAAGGAAGGCAGTGACGGATCCAAGAAAGAATCTGAGCCGGAAGCAAGACGCTTGGCCAATAAAAGGGGAATAATTTGCGAAAAATTTCGAGGCAAAATCAAGATAAACAGCGAGTATTTTGATATGACACCCGAAGTTGAACTTATCAAAGAAGAGTTACGATTTTGA
- a CDS encoding GIY-YIG nuclease family protein produces the protein MKPSVYILKLDDGSYYIGSTRDLKRRIAEHRKGLKASTRFSKNPQIVFFQNFETYHQARIIEIKLKSYKSRKVIEKIIKEGKINKL, from the coding sequence ATGAAACCAAGCGTATATATTTTAAAACTCGATGACGGAAGTTATTATATTGGATCAACTCGCGACTTAAAGAGACGCATTGCTGAACACCGGAAAGGTTTAAAAGCCAGTACAAGATTTTCTAAGAATCCCCAGATCGTATTCTTCCAGAATTTTGAAACTTATCATCAAGCTCGAATTATCGAGATAAAATTAAAATCCTATAAAAGTCGCAAAGTGATCGAAAAAATTATTAAGGAAGGAAAAATTAACAAATTATAA
- a CDS encoding Hsp20 family protein, with protein sequence MKEEPNIQNRLRELRRQHDLSQEELAEALGISRQSVIALEQGKYMPSLPLVVSMCNFFNSAFEEIFDFEKEINQMFENNSPIKIINHNPATAGQLGQIEDERLLGRLDEVGKPLDRLDEVGKPLDRLDEVGKPLDRLGVKENSMPREIGPWRPFGEMVTLRDAMDRLFEESVVTPAKAGGMPKINVKETKDAVIVKAELPGVAEEDVTVEVADNIMTISGEKKEEKEEKDEGFYHKEMYTGSFTRSFTLPSEVKSEKAEAEMDNGILTITVPKVAPKQAAKIAVKKKAKK encoded by the coding sequence ATGAAAGAAGAACCAAACATTCAAAACAGATTGCGCGAACTTCGTCGCCAACACGATCTTTCACAAGAGGAACTGGCCGAAGCTCTGGGTATTTCCCGGCAGTCTGTGATCGCTCTTGAGCAGGGGAAATATATGCCATCACTACCCCTTGTTGTATCGATGTGCAATTTTTTCAATTCTGCATTTGAGGAAATATTTGATTTTGAAAAAGAAATTAATCAAATGTTTGAAAATAATTCACCAATAAAAATTATTAATCATAACCCCGCAACTGCTGGGCAACTCGGACAAATTGAGGACGAGAGACTCCTCGGCAGGCTCGATGAGGTGGGTAAACCCCTCGACAGGCTCGATGAGGTGGGTAAACCCCTCGACAGGCTCGATGAGGTGGGTAAACCCCTCGACAGGCTCGGGGTAAAGGAGAATTCTATGCCAAGAGAAATTGGGCCGTGGCGCCCTTTCGGAGAAATGGTTACTCTCCGTGATGCAATGGATCGTCTTTTTGAGGAAAGCGTTGTCACCCCAGCCAAGGCTGGCGGAATGCCGAAAATCAATGTAAAAGAAACCAAAGACGCTGTCATAGTCAAAGCCGAACTTCCGGGAGTTGCCGAGGAAGATGTCACTGTTGAAGTTGCCGATAACATAATGACAATTTCTGGTGAGAAAAAAGAGGAAAAGGAAGAAAAAGACGAGGGATTTTATCACAAAGAAATGTATACTGGATCATTTACTAGAAGCTTCACACTGCCATCCGAAGTTAAATCAGAAAAGGCCGAAGCTGAGATGGACAACGGAATTTTGACTATTACTGTACCGAAAGTCGCACCGAAACAAGCTGCCAAAATTGCGGTCAAGAAAAAAGCCAAAAAGTAA
- a CDS encoding GNAT family N-acetyltransferase yields MKHRIQKATIEDLPEVQRLRKKLFEYEKDQFDNRLNTKWSYEEKGIEKLTERIKSPDDIVLLVEKESKNIGILIGSTWADPTIKDHKLVAELSSLYIDEGFRGEGIGSELIEKCIAWAKEKGAERLTLNVAAVNDAALSLYKKYGFNDYYMKLKKDL; encoded by the coding sequence ATGAAACATAGAATTCAAAAAGCCACAATCGAAGATTTGCCCGAGGTCCAGCGATTGCGAAAGAAATTATTCGAATATGAAAAAGATCAGTTTGATAATCGACTTAATACCAAATGGTCTTACGAAGAAAAAGGTATCGAAAAATTAACTGAACGGATTAAATCGCCAGATGATATTGTCCTTTTAGTCGAAAAAGAATCTAAAAACATAGGGATTTTGATTGGGTCTACCTGGGCCGACCCAACAATTAAGGATCATAAATTAGTTGCCGAATTATCTTCTCTCTATATTGATGAAGGTTTTCGAGGCGAAGGCATCGGATCGGAATTGATCGAAAAATGCATAGCATGGGCCAAAGAAAAAGGGGCCGAGAGACTTACTCTAAATGTTGCGGCTGTTAATGATGCAGCACTTAGTCTTTACAAAAAATACGGATTTAATGATTATTATATGAAACTGAAAAAGGATTTATGA
- a CDS encoding nucleotide pyrophosphohydrolase — MMDISEISKRALEIRSKYAELEMKKFGHEWSNKEIFKGFKKDVSDLESLIADDQIRPSEFAHELSDCLWSILVMANKYEIDIEKSFLETMNDLEQKIKQELDQ, encoded by the coding sequence ATGATGGATATTTCCGAAATCTCAAAAAGAGCACTTGAAATAAGGTCAAAATACGCAGAATTGGAAATGAAAAAATTTGGACACGAGTGGTCTAATAAAGAAATATTTAAAGGGTTCAAAAAAGATGTTTCTGATTTAGAATCACTGATCGCTGACGATCAAATAAGACCATCAGAGTTTGCCCACGAACTATCAGATTGCCTCTGGTCAATACTGGTCATGGCCAATAAATATGAAATAGATATTGAAAAATCTTTCCTTGAAACAATGAATGATTTAGAACAAAAAATAAAACAGGAACTTGATCAATAA
- a CDS encoding 4Fe-4S binding protein — protein sequence MAVLINFKICDNAEECAGIETCPSGALSWDDENKTIKIDNEKCTSCGACEKACGVEAIKVARTDAEYAQITKEFDEDPRTVNDLMVDRYGAQIILPFNLIDDERFEIDILKSEKLAVVELFKNDTIECMIKSIPIKELLAGYDYKYRKLEVKNEEIMKKYDISQLPALLFFRNGKLIGKVEEYFTTDQKSEIIAKIKEIMN from the coding sequence ATGGCAGTATTAATCAATTTTAAAATTTGTGACAATGCGGAAGAATGTGCCGGCATAGAAACCTGCCCGAGTGGCGCACTTTCTTGGGATGATGAAAATAAGACGATCAAGATTGATAATGAGAAATGTACTAGCTGCGGCGCTTGCGAGAAAGCTTGTGGTGTTGAGGCAATCAAGGTTGCGAGAACTGATGCTGAATATGCGCAGATCACGAAAGAATTCGACGAGGATCCGCGTACCGTCAACGATCTCATGGTCGACCGCTATGGCGCACAAATAATTTTGCCATTTAATTTAATAGATGATGAAAGATTCGAAATTGACATTCTAAAAAGTGAAAAACTTGCGGTAGTTGAATTATTTAAAAACGACACGATCGAATGCATGATCAAGTCGATTCCAATCAAAGAGTTATTAGCCGGTTATGATTACAAATACCGCAAACTCGAAGTCAAAAACGAAGAAATTATGAAAAAGTATGATATTTCGCAACTTCCGGCACTGCTCTTTTTCAGAAATGGCAAACTAATTGGCAAGGTTGAAGAATATTTCACCACCGACCAAAAATCAGAAATTATCGCAAAAATTAAAGAAATTATGAACTAA